A region from the Acyrthosiphon pisum isolate AL4f chromosome A1, pea_aphid_22Mar2018_4r6ur, whole genome shotgun sequence genome encodes:
- the LOC100166589 gene encoding gastrula zinc finger protein XlCGF71.1 yields the protein MRSQTGKKPFPCKAHLNFSWLMSNLNVHMSSRTGEKPYTCEVCSKSFTLNQQLITHMRSHTGEKPFSCEVCLKPFSTNGNLKIHMRSHTGEKPFTCDICSKTFTLNQQLITHKRSHTGEKPFSCEVCLKCFSTNGNLKVHMRSHTGEKPFSCEVCLKSFTLNQQLITHMKSHTGEKSFSCEVCLKSFPVNGSLIKHMRVHAEKKPFCDPCKKCFPQNGQLVNHTRILEDPRMLEDNANCMMSTYKKSFNLNSNIY from the coding sequence ATGAGGTCTCAAACTGGAAAGAAGCCATTTCCATGTAAGgctcatttaaatttttcatggttgatgtcaaatttaaatgtacacaTGAGTTCTCGCACAGGAGAGAAACCATACACATGTGAGGTCTGCTCAAAATCATTTACTTTAAACCAGCAACTCATTACTCACATGAGGTCTCACACGGGAGAGAAACCTTTTTCATGTGAGGTTTGTTTAAAACCTTTCTCTACAAatggcaatttaaaaatacacatgcGATCTCATACAGGAGAGAAACCATTTACATGTGATATCTGCTCAAAAACGTTTACTCTAAATCAGCAACTAATTACTCACAAAAGGTCTCATACTGGAGAGAAGCCATTTTCTTGTGAGGTCTGTTTAAAATGTTTCTCTACAAATGGCAACTTGAAAGTACATATGAGGTCTCACACAGGAGAAAAACCGTTTTCATGTGAGGTCTGTCTAAAATCATTTACTCTAAACCAGCAACTAATTACTCACATGAAGTCGCATACGGGAGAGAAGTCTTTCTCATGTGAGGTATGTCTAAAATCATTTCCTGTTAATGGTTCATTAATCAAACACATGAGAGTCCATGCAGAGAAGAAGCCATTTTGTGATccatgtaaaaaatgttttccccAAAATGGTCAGCTTGTAAATCACACAAGAATTCTGGAGGACCCAAGGATGCTTGAGGACAATGCTAATTGTATGATGTCAACTTACAAAAAGTCCTTTAATTTaaacagtaatatttattaa
- the LOC100164574 gene encoding uncharacterized protein LOC100164574 precursor has product MQFQVSFALLAMVVCFAAAETKTPTSAQSADANRSKRTVVVPLAASPYVAAPYVAAPYAAASPYVAAPYAAASPYLAARYAATPYAAAPYAAVASPYVSAYSAYSTYPYVAKTLASPYTATYYPWTNRQTSHRNLYIPNATFDN; this is encoded by the exons ATGCAATTCCAA GTATCATTCGCTCTACTCGCCATGGTCGTGTGCTTCGCCGCCGCCGAAACAAAGACGCCGACATCGGCTCAATCTGCAGACGCCAACCGAAGCAAACGGACAGTGGTCGTCCCGCTGGCCGCCTCACCATATGTAGCCGCACCATACGTGGCCGCACCATACGCCGCCGCCTCACCTTACGTGGCTGCACCATACGCCGCCGCCTCACCTTACTTGGCCGCAAGGTACGCAGCCACCCCTTACGCCGCCGCCCCATATGCTGCAGTTGCTTCTCCGTACGTCTCAGCTTACTCCGCTTACTCCACCTACCCGTACGTTGCTAAGACCTTGGCTTCCCCGTACACAGCTACTTACTACCCATGGACGAACCGTCAGACCAGCCACCGaaatctatatatacctaatgcaaCGTTTGATAATTGA